In Chroogloeocystis siderophila 5.2 s.c.1, the DNA window CGGCGCTTTACTAATATATCTAACCCCAATCTGAATTGTCAAGTCAATTGGGAAAGTTTTTTTTGATTGCTGAAAACTCAGTTGGATAAAGCATTTGAGGGCAACAATAAGGCAAACTTTGAAAAGGAGTTATGAAAAAAGGTTTAAACAACAGTGAATTTTCAGTCAGTTATTGCTGTGTTACATCAGTTTTGGAGCGATCGCGGCTGCTTAATCGCGCAGCCTTACGATATCGAAAAAGGCGCAGGAACCAAGAATCCACATACATTTCTTAGAGCTTTAGGTCCTGAACCTTGGGCGGTTGCCTATGTTGAACCGTGTCGTCGTCCTACTGATGGACGCTATGGGGAAAATCCTAATCGCGTTCAGTATTACTATCAGTACCAAGTTTTGATTAAGCCTTCACCTAACCATATTCAAGAGATTTACCTTGATTCGTTGAAGGCTTTGGGGATTCATCCGGAAGATCATGACGTGCGGTTTGTGGAGGATAACTGGGAGGATGCGACTGTCGGCGCTTGGGGCACTGGTTGGGAAGTTTGGCTCGATGGGATGGAAATTACGCAGTTTACTTACTTCCAGCAGTGTGGGGGAATTGATTGTCGTCCAGTTTCGATTGAAATAACTTACGGGCTAGAAAGATTAGCGATGT includes these proteins:
- the glyQ gene encoding glycine--tRNA ligase subunit alpha — encoded protein: MNFQSVIAVLHQFWSDRGCLIAQPYDIEKGAGTKNPHTFLRALGPEPWAVAYVEPCRRPTDGRYGENPNRVQYYYQYQVLIKPSPNHIQEIYLDSLKALGIHPEDHDVRFVEDNWEDATVGAWGTGWEVWLDGMEITQFTYFQQCGGIDCRPVSIEITYGLERLAMYLQEVEAITKIQWTDDITYGDVHLQGEIEQCTYNFEASNPELLFTLFNLYEQEAQQLTERGLILPSLDYVLKCSHTFNLLDARGVIAVTERTRYIARIRSLARKIAQLYVQQRETLGFPLLKGKGGVAAHV